A section of the Triticum dicoccoides isolate Atlit2015 ecotype Zavitan chromosome 7A, WEW_v2.0, whole genome shotgun sequence genome encodes:
- the LOC119334544 gene encoding cortical cell-delineating protein-like: MAPSKLALFLALNLVLLAAAHGCEPYCPPVVPFPPILPPSVPSTGGGSCSINTLKLGVCANVLNLLKLKIGVPANEECCPLLGGLADLDAAVCLCTAIRANILGIKLNVPIDLVLLLNQCGKKCPSDFTCPI, translated from the coding sequence ATGGCGCCCTCCAAGCTCGCCCTCTTCCTCGCCCTGAACCTGGTGCTCCTTGCCGCTGCGCATGGCTGCGAGCCCTACTGCCCACCGGTTGTCCCTTTCCCGCCGATCCTCCCACCGTCTGTGCCGTCGACTGGCGGGGGCAGCTGCTCGATCAACACGCTGAAGCTGGGCGTGTGCGCCAATGTGCTGAACCTGCTGAAGCTCAAGATCGGCGTGCCGGCGAACGAGGAGTGTTGCCCGCTCCTGGGTGGGCtcgccgacctcgacgccgccgtgTGCCTCTGCACCGCCATCAGGGCCAACATCCTCGGCATCAAGCTCAACGTCCCCAtcgacctcgtcctcctcctcaaccaGTGCGGCAAGAAGTGCCCCTCCGACTTCACCTGCCCCATCTGA